Part of the Streptomyces europaeiscabiei genome is shown below.
TGGAGGCGGTGACGTACTGGCGCTGGAAGGGCGAGTCGCGGTACTCCCCCGCCCAGTCCCGCTCCTGATCCCGTTCGAAGGCCTCGAAAGCCTCCGGCCACTGCTCGAAGCCGAAGAAGGCGAGGGTGTCGTCCGGCGGGCCGTAGTAGGCGACCTTGCCGCCGGGCGCGAGGACGAGGAGGCGGTCGCAGACATCGAGGCTGAGGACGCTGTGGGTGACGACGATGACCGTGCGGCCGTCGTCGGCGAGGCCACGCAGCATGTGCATCACCGAGCGGTCCATGCCCGGGTCGAGGCCGGAGGTCGGTTCGTCCAGGAACAGCAGAGAGGGCTTCGTCAGCAGCTCCAGGGCTACGCTGACCCGCTTGCGCTGGCCGCCGGAGAGGCTGTGGATGGGCTGCCCGGCGCGCTGTTCGAGGCCCAGTTCGCGGATCACCTCGTCGACCCGGGCCTGCCGCTCGGCCTTCGCGGTGTCCTGCGGGAAGCGGAGTTCGGCGGCGTAGGAGAGGGCCCTGCGGACGGTCAGCTGGGCATGCAGGATGTCGTCCTGCGGGACCAGGCCGATGCGCTGGCGGAGTTCGGCATAGTCGCGGTACAGGTCGCGGCCGTCGTAGAGGACCGTGCCGCTGTCGGCGGGGCGCTGCCCGGTCAGGGCGTTCAGGAGGGTGGACTTGCCGGCACCGCTCGGGCCGACGACGGCGAGAAGGCATTTCTCGCCGACCGGAAACGAGACCTTGTCGAGAAGCGTCTTCCGGCCTCGGTCGACGGCGACGGTGAGTTCCTGGACATCGAGGGAGACCTCGCCGGTGTCGACGTACTCCTGGAGTTCGTCGCCGACCAGGCAGAACGCGGAGTGCCCGATGCCCACGATGTCACCGGCAGTGACCAAGGCCTGGTCGACCGGCGTGCCGTTGAGGAAGGTGCCGTTGTGACTGCCGAGGTCGACGATCTCGTACGTGCCCCCCGACCGTGCGCGCAGCTCCGCGTGCCTGCGGGAGACGACGAGGTCGTCGATGACCAGGTCGTTGTCGGCGGCGCGGCCGATGCGGACGGTCCGCTCGGGCAGCGGGCGGACGCTCGTGGGCTGCCGGAAGGTGCCGGTGGAGGCGGGGCGGAGGATGCCGGAGGGGCGCTCGGGGGTGAAGCCGGTGAGCACTGCCCGGGGGCCGTCGGGAAGGCTCCCGAAGTGGATGACCGTGCCGGGGCCGACGTCCCACTCGTGGACGCGGTGGCCGTCGGCGTACGTGCCGTTGGTGCTGTTCTCGTCCTCGATCGTCCAGTGGCCGGTCTCGGCCCGCAGCACCGCGTGGTGCCACGAGACCCGGTCGTCGTCGAGGACGATCTCGCTGAGCGGGTCGCGCCCCACGTGATACGCGTGGCTCGGGGTCATCACCGTGGAGCCCGACTCGGTTTCCAGCACGAGTTCGGGCGCGGTCGGTGCGATGGACCGCTCTGCCATGGAGGAAATTCTACCGATTGGTACCGATATGCGCCTGACCGTCTCGGCGAGGGCCTGCGAACCACTGCTCTCGCGCCCCCTCGGGGTCAGGCGGCGGGAGCGGCGATCCGCTGGGCGACGCGCTGCATGCGCATGGCGTCCACGGACTCCGCGAGCAGCTCGTACTCCGTGGTGTCGTCGTTGGTGGCGATCCGGACCAGGTTCCCGGCGGCCAACTCGTCGGCCACCAGCCCCTGTTGGGCGTCGTCGGTGGACCAGG
Proteins encoded:
- a CDS encoding FHA domain-containing protein, producing the protein MAERSIAPTAPELVLETESGSTVMTPSHAYHVGRDPLSEIVLDDDRVSWHHAVLRAETGHWTIEDENSTNGTYADGHRVHEWDVGPGTVIHFGSLPDGPRAVLTGFTPERPSGILRPASTGTFRQPTSVRPLPERTVRIGRAADNDLVIDDLVVSRRHAELRARSGGTYEIVDLGSHNGTFLNGTPVDQALVTAGDIVGIGHSAFCLVGDELQEYVDTGEVSLDVQELTVAVDRGRKTLLDKVSFPVGEKCLLAVVGPSGAGKSTLLNALTGQRPADSGTVLYDGRDLYRDYAELRQRIGLVPQDDILHAQLTVRRALSYAAELRFPQDTAKAERQARVDEVIRELGLEQRAGQPIHSLSGGQRKRVSVALELLTKPSLLFLDEPTSGLDPGMDRSVMHMLRGLADDGRTVIVVTHSVLSLDVCDRLLVLAPGGKVAYYGPPDDTLAFFGFEQWPEAFEAFERDQERDWAGEYRDSPFQRQYVTASMGQPYLPGPEPAAVAPPPKPQSWGAQLGTLVRRYAAALGADRTFLAIMIALPFVMGAMARALAGSTLDRETAMNALLILCVGGVLTGAANAVRELVKERVIYQRERAVGLSRSAYLMSKVVVLGTVTVLQAVVLTLVALLGVDLNAPNGEGVLMPPLVEITVAVAFLAFTAMMLGLVVSALVRKEEVTMPLLVLLAIVQVVFCGALLDVKGTIVLEQLAWLVPSRWAFAAMAGTIDLERIVPDTTDPLFEHSAGVWLLDMGMLVVLSLLCGWLVVRLLRRREPAVMRK